One part of the Neisseria zalophi genome encodes these proteins:
- the rsmD gene encoding 16S rRNA (guanine(966)-N(2))-methyltransferase RsmD: MINKNRHAKHQNQVRIIGGTHRGRKLHFSDADGLRPTPDSVRERLFNWLGQDLTGQAVLDLFAGSGALGLEAASRGARSTVLVERNRQTAQVIRENIRQLGVGQVEVAAADGLAYLQQGGGRFDTVFLDPPFNWQQWPELWAVLQGRLNERAMVYLEAGVLPQLPEWLEVYREGKAGKSRFVLAVYQPEAEA; this comes from the coding sequence ATGATAAATAAAAACCGACATGCCAAACACCAAAACCAAGTCCGTATTATTGGTGGAACGCATCGGGGCAGGAAACTGCACTTTAGCGATGCCGACGGTTTGCGCCCTACGCCGGATAGTGTGCGCGAACGCCTATTTAACTGGTTGGGGCAGGATTTAACCGGGCAGGCAGTGTTGGATTTATTTGCAGGCAGCGGGGCTTTGGGCTTGGAAGCGGCTTCGCGCGGGGCGCGTTCGACGGTATTGGTGGAGCGTAACCGCCAAACTGCGCAAGTGATTAGAGAGAATATCCGCCAATTAGGTGTGGGGCAGGTTGAAGTAGCGGCTGCCGACGGTTTGGCGTATTTGCAGCAAGGGGGTGGCCGTTTTGATACGGTTTTTTTGGATCCGCCGTTTAATTGGCAGCAGTGGCCTGAATTGTGGGCGGTGCTTCAAGGCCGTCTGAATGAGCGGGCTATGGTGTATTTGGAAGCGGGGGTGCTGCCGCAACTGCCTGAGTGGTTGGAAGTATATCGGGAAGGCAAGGCAGGAAAAAGCCGGTTTGTTTTGGCGGTTTATCAGCCGGAAGCAGAAGCTTAA
- a CDS encoding YiiD C-terminal domain-containing protein: MTPTKLQAFLHRNIPASAALQFSVAEAETERVGLLAPIAANCNHHHTVFGGSIVMLATLCGWSLVHLNYPEYHGKIVIQESHIRYLKPARGDLTAVCEKTDPEAWAQCSAMLTARGKGKIHITCTLFSNDIKVAEFEGKYVVLAE, translated from the coding sequence ATGACACCTACCAAACTACAAGCTTTCCTTCACCGTAATATTCCCGCTTCCGCCGCTTTACAATTCAGCGTTGCCGAAGCAGAAACCGAAAGGGTTGGCCTACTAGCACCCATCGCCGCCAATTGCAACCACCATCACACCGTGTTCGGCGGCAGTATTGTGATGTTGGCAACACTATGCGGCTGGTCGTTGGTACATCTTAATTACCCGGAATATCACGGCAAAATCGTGATTCAGGAGAGCCATATCCGTTATTTAAAACCTGCCCGAGGCGATTTAACCGCCGTTTGCGAAAAAACCGACCCCGAAGCATGGGCGCAATGCAGCGCCATGTTAACCGCGCGCGGTAAAGGCAAAATTCATATCACCTGCACATTGTTTAGCAACGATATAAAAGTTGCCGAATTTGAAGGGAAATATGTCGTATTAGCGGAATAA
- the thiC gene encoding phosphomethylpyrimidine synthase ThiC has product MAAKTTGRESAQLDRLSHDLGIQFAYPNSTKIYLSGSRADMRVPLREIAQDDTVTDKGNEPNPPIPVYDTSGAYGDPEAHIDLKQGLPHVRTAWLDERGDTEILNGLSSEYGLERAHDPKTAHLRFNQITNPRRAKAGKNVSQMHYARQGIITPEMEFVAIRERLRMEEIFRDPRYAKVIKQHPGESFGANIPTHPDQITPEFVRSEIAAGRAIIPANINHPELEPMIIGRNFRVKINGNLGNSAVTSSLTEEVEKMVWSLRWGADTIMDLSTGAHIHETREWIIRNAPVPIGTVPIYQALEKTGGIAEDLTWDLFRDTLIEQAEQGVDYFTIHAGVLLRYVPLTADRITGIVSRGGSIMAKWCLAHHQENFLYTHFDEICEIMKAYDVSFSLGDGLRPGCVADSNDAAQFGELHTLGELTHKAWQHDVQVMIEGPGHVPLQRVRANMDEELQHCFEAPFYTLGPLVTDIAPGYDHITSGIGAANIGWYGTAMLCYVTPKEHLGLPDKEDVRTGIITYKLAAHAADLAKGWPGAQLRDNALSKARFEFRWRDQFRLGLDPERAESYHDQTLPAEGAKIAHFCSMCGPKFCSMKITQEVRDYAAAQKGMEEKAVEFVRKGAKIYS; this is encoded by the coding sequence ATGGCTGCCAAAACCACAGGCCGCGAATCGGCACAACTCGACCGCCTTTCGCACGATTTAGGCATTCAATTTGCTTATCCCAATTCTACCAAAATCTATCTTTCAGGCAGCCGTGCGGATATGCGCGTACCGCTGCGCGAAATTGCCCAAGACGATACTGTCACCGATAAAGGCAACGAGCCGAATCCGCCGATTCCGGTATACGACACCAGCGGCGCTTATGGCGATCCGGAAGCACACATTGATTTGAAACAGGGCCTGCCGCATGTGCGTACGGCTTGGCTTGATGAGCGCGGCGATACGGAAATCCTCAACGGTTTATCCAGTGAATACGGTTTGGAACGCGCCCATGATCCGAAAACCGCCCATCTGCGCTTCAATCAGATTACCAACCCGCGCCGTGCCAAAGCAGGCAAAAACGTTTCGCAAATGCACTATGCCCGCCAAGGCATTATTACGCCGGAAATGGAATTTGTGGCGATTCGCGAACGCCTGAGAATGGAAGAAATTTTCCGTGACCCGCGTTATGCCAAAGTGATCAAACAGCATCCGGGCGAATCTTTCGGTGCCAATATTCCGACTCATCCCGACCAAATCACGCCTGAGTTTGTGCGTAGCGAAATTGCCGCCGGCCGTGCCATTATCCCCGCCAATATTAACCACCCCGAATTGGAACCGATGATTATCGGCCGTAATTTTCGTGTGAAAATCAACGGCAACTTGGGTAACTCTGCGGTCACTTCGTCGTTGACCGAAGAGGTGGAAAAAATGGTGTGGTCGCTGCGTTGGGGTGCCGATACCATTATGGACTTGTCTACCGGTGCGCACATTCACGAAACGCGCGAATGGATTATCCGCAATGCGCCCGTTCCGATTGGTACCGTGCCGATTTATCAGGCTTTGGAAAAAACCGGCGGTATCGCCGAAGATTTAACTTGGGATCTGTTCCGCGATACCTTAATCGAGCAGGCGGAACAAGGTGTCGACTATTTCACCATTCACGCCGGCGTATTGTTGCGCTATGTACCGTTAACGGCTGACCGTATCACCGGTATCGTATCGCGTGGCGGTTCGATTATGGCCAAATGGTGTCTGGCACACCATCAGGAAAACTTCCTCTACACCCATTTCGATGAAATCTGCGAAATCATGAAAGCTTATGATGTTTCCTTCAGCTTGGGTGACGGCTTGCGCCCGGGTTGTGTGGCAGACTCTAACGATGCCGCCCAGTTCGGCGAATTGCATACTTTGGGCGAATTAACCCACAAAGCATGGCAACATGATGTTCAGGTGATGATTGAAGGCCCCGGCCATGTGCCTTTACAACGTGTCCGCGCCAATATGGACGAAGAATTGCAACACTGCTTCGAAGCGCCGTTCTACACCCTTGGCCCGTTGGTAACCGATATCGCCCCGGGTTACGACCACATCACTTCGGGTATCGGCGCCGCCAATATCGGTTGGTACGGTACGGCCATGTTGTGCTATGTGACCCCGAAAGAACACCTCGGCCTGCCGGATAAAGAAGACGTCCGCACCGGTATTATTACCTACAAACTCGCCGCCCATGCCGCCGATTTGGCCAAAGGTTGGCCGGGTGCGCAACTGCGCGACAATGCTTTATCGAAAGCCCGTTTCGAATTCCGTTGGCGCGACCAGTTCCGCCTCGGTCTCGACCCGGAACGTGCCGAAAGCTACCACGACCAAACCCTGCCGGCCGAAGGGGCGAAGATTGCCCACTTCTGCTCAATGTGCGGCCCCAAATTCTGTTCGATGAAAATCACGCAGGAAGTACGCGACTACGCCGCCGCACAAAAAGGTATGGAAGAAAAAGCTGTCGAATTTGTGCGTAAGGGTGCCAAAATTTACAGCTGA
- the thiO gene encoding glycine oxidase ThiO, with the protein MKPYQVAIAGGGLLGRLTAWRLAEQGIRTVLYDAGSPTGENSAAYVAAAMLAPAAEAVDGAPEVIALGYSSLKLWRQYLKRINSPVFFQENGSLIVWHNQDAALKNRFLQHLERAHNGMQPAQQWSADDIARNEPQLGGRFSQGLFLPEEGQLDNRQTIAALAEAAQQAGVDCRWHAPVDNLDELHAQADWVIDCRGIGARQAWNQSGGTRLRGIRGEVARVIAPEVKLNRPVRLLHPRYPLYVCPKENGLYVIGATQIDSEDDSPVSVRSSLELFSALYAVHPAFGEGRVLETNVGLRPTLVHDRPEIRCHAEKQLIEANGLFRHGFMISPSVAEAVVETVSGVLGGNRPETAGELPVLYCGN; encoded by the coding sequence ATGAAACCCTATCAGGTAGCGATTGCCGGCGGCGGTCTGCTCGGACGGCTGACGGCATGGCGCTTGGCGGAACAAGGTATCCGCACGGTATTGTATGATGCCGGATCACCTACCGGTGAAAACAGCGCGGCTTATGTGGCCGCAGCGATGTTGGCCCCTGCTGCGGAAGCGGTAGACGGGGCGCCTGAAGTCATCGCATTGGGATACAGCAGCCTCAAATTGTGGCGGCAGTATCTGAAACGCATCAACAGCCCGGTTTTTTTTCAGGAAAACGGCAGTCTGATTGTTTGGCATAACCAAGATGCCGCCCTCAAAAACCGCTTTTTGCAACACTTAGAGCGCGCCCATAACGGCATGCAGCCTGCGCAACAATGGTCGGCCGACGATATTGCCCGCAATGAACCGCAATTGGGCGGGCGCTTCAGCCAAGGCTTGTTTCTGCCCGAAGAAGGGCAGCTCGACAACCGCCAAACCATCGCCGCCTTAGCAGAAGCCGCACAACAGGCCGGTGTCGATTGCCGTTGGCATGCGCCTGTTGATAACCTTGACGAGCTTCATGCGCAGGCCGATTGGGTGATTGATTGCCGCGGTATCGGTGCGCGGCAGGCGTGGAACCAAAGCGGCGGCACCCGTTTGCGCGGTATCCGTGGCGAAGTAGCCCGCGTGATAGCGCCCGAAGTGAAACTTAACCGCCCCGTCCGCCTGTTGCATCCGCGTTATCCTTTGTATGTTTGCCCGAAAGAAAACGGCCTGTATGTGATTGGTGCGACTCAGATTGACAGTGAAGACGACAGCCCGGTTTCGGTACGCAGCAGCTTGGAATTATTTTCGGCTTTATATGCCGTTCATCCGGCTTTCGGTGAGGGAAGGGTTTTGGAAACCAATGTCGGTTTACGCCCGACGCTGGTACACGACCGCCCTGAAATCCGCTGTCATGCCGAAAAACAGTTAATCGAAGCAAACGGTTTGTTCCGGCATGGCTTTATGATTTCGCCGTCGGTGGCCGAAGCGGTGGTAGAAACCGTTTCCGGCGTGCTTGGCGGCAACCGCCCCGAAACAGCAGGTGAGCTGCCGGTGCTTTATTGCGGTAACTGA
- the thiS gene encoding sulfur carrier protein ThiS, producing MNIQINGENRPFSGATLAEWLKDNPPQAPFAVSVNTIFIPKTRYAETALNEGDKIEIVRPVVGG from the coding sequence ATGAATATTCAAATAAACGGCGAAAACCGTCCTTTTAGCGGCGCAACGCTTGCCGAGTGGCTTAAAGACAATCCGCCGCAAGCACCGTTTGCCGTATCGGTAAACACGATTTTTATCCCTAAGACCCGTTATGCCGAAACCGCATTGAATGAGGGCGACAAAATAGAGATTGTCCGTCCGGTGGTGGGCGGATAG
- a CDS encoding thiazole synthase codes for MLTLYGQTFSSRLLLGTAAYPSLDILRQAVGVAEPAMITVALRRQNTPDGNGGGALWALLQEAGIPLLPNTAGCLSVQEAVATAHMARELFETDWVKLELIGNDDTLQPDVFQLVEAADILIKEGFKVLPYCTEDLIACQRLLDAGCQALMPWAAPIGTGLGAINGYALRMLRERLPDTPLIVDAGLGLPSHAAQVMEWGFDGVLLNSAVSRSGNPVQMAQAFAQGVQAGRNAYEAVPMPPSEHTRASTPTVGQPFWHSDEYGYTS; via the coding sequence ATGCTGACTCTATACGGACAAACTTTTTCGTCGCGCTTATTATTAGGCACGGCGGCTTATCCTTCTTTGGATATTTTGCGTCAGGCCGTCGGCGTTGCCGAACCGGCCATGATTACCGTTGCGCTGCGCCGTCAGAATACGCCTGATGGCAATGGCGGCGGTGCGTTGTGGGCATTGTTGCAGGAAGCGGGCATTCCGCTGCTGCCCAATACTGCCGGCTGTTTGAGTGTGCAGGAAGCGGTGGCCACCGCGCACATGGCACGCGAATTATTTGAAACCGATTGGGTTAAACTCGAATTAATCGGCAACGACGACACTTTGCAGCCGGATGTTTTCCAATTGGTTGAAGCGGCCGATATTTTGATTAAAGAGGGTTTTAAGGTGTTGCCGTATTGCACCGAAGACCTTATCGCCTGCCAACGATTATTAGATGCGGGTTGTCAGGCATTGATGCCGTGGGCGGCGCCGATCGGCACCGGATTGGGTGCCATAAACGGCTATGCGTTGCGGATGTTACGCGAACGTTTGCCGGATACGCCACTGATTGTGGATGCCGGTTTGGGGCTGCCTTCGCATGCTGCGCAAGTGATGGAATGGGGTTTTGACGGTGTATTGCTCAATAGTGCCGTTTCGCGTAGCGGCAATCCCGTACAGATGGCGCAGGCATTTGCCCAAGGCGTGCAGGCGGGGCGCAATGCTTATGAAGCGGTACCGATGCCGCCCTCAGAGCATACACGTGCAAGTACGCCGACTGTCGGCCAGCCGTTCTGGCATAGCGATGAATATGGATACACGTCTTAA